The nucleotide window CATTTGGGAGTCTGTGTAAGGAGGTtgcaaaatgcagtgaaataaatgcattggtaaaaaaaaataaattgcattcttttctcctttttatatatttaatatttaatcctTATATTTTAGCGGACCAAGGTGAGGTAccccagtgtttttttctgtcacttgaAAAGCTGCCCTAAATGCCAGATATTTCTTTTGTCAGTTATCTGATTTGGCAGGTTTTTACTACGTCAGGTAGGGCTGTATGAGTTTTGCCGTATTGGAttttccacttaaaaaaaataaaaatagcgTATTAGTAAGAATACATTTCATCAACTACTGATTGGCTTCGCACCAAACAGGTACGTGCAAACgcaatgtaaacaaaaataatataacgGACGCTGGCATAGACTAAGTTGATAggacattacattttaacatgtaaattaaaatgttccacAGCCTCTTACTGTGAATTTATGCAATAATTCAcgcaattgtaaaaaaaaaaaaaaaaatgctgtgtatgATGGTTGTCCGTCGTACATGATGTGTGAAGGAATGATTTGTTAGTGTTAGAGGCTAGGTCTTATGGTAAAAGCCTCGACATTGCTCTAAGGGATATCTATATAATCTAGTAATTTAAATCATAACTGGTAATAACATAAGAAAATGTCCATGAATGTCCATCTGAATTTTGCATGTCTCCATATAACTTACTGCTCTGCCGTTggctgtctgtatgtgcataGGGAATAACATtaccataaaaacaaatgttaatgatttaattctgaatatttcaaatcgtattgtatttattatttgctTCACCCTACCTGTCGTTTACCGCAAAAATATTGTGAGCATGTGCTTTGTCTTCCGCAACACAAGATGGCAGTCGCGTTAGTTTCGCGCCGGCGCACTCAGGCAGAGTTCCCTCTTCGTGCGAACGGCACACgcatgttgtgtgttgtgcttCCTTCTCCGTGCCGGCACACGTTTCCGCTTAATGGCAGTTGAATGAAGTTGCAGGTCCGCTGtgcaggaagggggggagggagtgtAAGGGCAAGGCGTGTTACCTGAGACACCTGTCCCTCTCGCAGGGGGTGGTGCGTTTGCTTACCCATTCACGTCCGACCCTTGCTGAGCTAGGACGAGCGGAGCACAGCAAGGTCACCGGCTTCTTGAAGGGGGTGCATTCGAACGAGGAACTTCCAAGGTAAGTTAGCCAGCGAGCTAGCCCAATTTTATATCGGCCGTCAGTGCAATATTACCCAGCTGCTTGCTATCTTGCCTATTTTTAGCCTTTTCCCGTTCAGCAGGTTTGGGTTGTTATTGCTGGATGCATTAGCTGCCTGTAATGAGTAAGTTAGTGTGATTAGGATGCTAAAACATCATTAGCCAGCACACTGCACTGTTCAGTACAAACACTAGGTGATCAGATAGTTAGCTTTGTAGCGACACCTTATCAGAAATCACTGTAATCACACTTGATTCCTCCGTGTTATAACAATAAATTAACGTTATATTTTAGTATGTAGCGGTGAGCAAAAGGTTTCAAAATAGTATAATTAAGTACCTTGGTAGTTCGATTATTCGGCTGTCAAGTGTCAGTCAGACCCCATTAATGATCCGCTCTGCTTCATTCAGTTGTTACCATTGCGAAAAAGCTTGTGTCGTGAAACCAGTATGCAGTCTTTACAGACTGTAAAGGCCCGCCTCAGTTTAGCTAGACTTTATTTTGTCTGATGTCTAATAATGATGGCCTTTAAAGCTTGAACTCATGGATGTTTTGGGTTTAGTCTGACGTGGAACATGCAGGGATCATTCATCATTTCAAGTTTATTCACAGGCTATCACATTGAATGTGAAACTCTCCTGACATCCTCTGTCCCCGCCTCCTAGGATGAAGAGGTTCCCTGTACTCGCACTGCTCTTGTGGTTGTGCGCTGTGTTTTATGTGGGGATCTTCCTGTTTGTGGGCGGTTTCCTCCTGGTGCGGCTGGAGGTGAACAAGAGCAGCTTCTGCGGTGACGTTTTGACCCCGGGGGGTGAGGCGGCGGACTTCTGCCGGGGGGAGCCGCGATTCAGGCGGGCCGTGGTGCTGATCATCGACGCCCTGAAGATCGACTTCGCCCGCTTCGACGCCCTCAACGCCGCGCCTCGGCCCTATGAGAACAAGCTGCCCGTGCTGGAGGAAGTGACGTCGTCGAGGCCCGCCCACTCCAGGCTGTTCCCCTTCAGGGCcgacccccccaccaccaccatgcaGCGCATCAAAGGCTTCACCACCGGCTCCCTGCCCACCTTCGTCGACGTGGGCAACAACTTCGCCTCCAGCGCCATCCTGGAGGACAACCTCATGCACCAGCTGGGCCAGGCCGGTGAGTCCCCGCGCGGGTCACGGGTGCAGGCTGAAATGAACCAACACAtaatggcagtgtagcgtagtggtaaagagtgaggcttgtgaccaaaaggttgctggttcaattccctgctacagcactgttgctgtaccctagggcaaggtgcttaaaccacaattgcctcagcagaTATCCAGCTTATTATgtggatagcatgtaaaagttgtaacatATGGGTCGACAGTGTGCTTCCTGCATGTTCCAGCCGGGGTCACctgctcacagtcactgtgtcattcatttccactgaATTTAGCCTGCATCAACTTGTTATCAACAGATAACAAGAAAGCCTGCAGGTGCATGTGAAGACCTGTACTCAACTACACACGTGCCTTGTGTAAATGATGTCGCCATCTGGGTTGGTGGAGTCATTTACAGATGCTCCAGAGAGACTGCCCCTAGTGTTATCCAGAACAgttttttccaaaatatgcCATAGCACGCTACAAGTGAATGGTACAGATGAATTGTGTGTTCAGCGCACCGActgctgtctgtccctctgtgtctcctgcaTAAAGGCAAGCGCGTGGTGTTCATGGGGGACGACACCTGGGAGAGTCTCTTCCCCAAGAAGTTCCACCGCTCTCTGCCCTTCCCTTCCTTCAACGTGAAAGACCTGCACACGGTGGACAACGGCATCCTGCAGCACCTCTACCCCACCAGTGAGTGTCTGTCATGTAGCATAacggtaaagagcagggcttgtaaccaaaaggttgctggttcagttcccagctgGGAGCCTGCTGGCACCCTGATAACCCAGTATcgccttagtaaatatctaaCTGCGTAAATGGATTacagtaaaaactgtaagctctgtaagtcactcaTTTAAGAGCACccgctaaatgacagcaatgaaatgtaatgtaaagtgtcCACTGCATAAGCCATATGTAGGATAAATGTTGCTTGTTTAGTTTTTGGGgtgtatttcatatttgttagtgtatattgtatgtttatattCATGCGCATATTGATGTCCGTCTCAGTTAAATGCCATAGATTAAGGGTCTCTTTGAAATTGTCTAATAATAAGCAAACAAAGTATTACTTCATTGTCCAGTATTTGATAGAAACAGAGTGAAATACACGACAATCAAATATTGGCATTCATGTGTTAATCTGGCTTTTGCTGAAGAAGATGCTAATTTATGCCTCTGTTTAGCCTGGcttccattttctttgtgttcagaATTTCATCAGATAAGTTCCACCTTACTGGAAGCCTGAGGGAATGTAGCTGTATTAGCATGATACATGCAGCTGCAGTCAAAGATTGTCTCTTTCTTTGAGCTGTGTTGCTACATGCTAGCAGCATTGTTTACACTACACAAAGATAACACTAGGCTATCTCCCTCTGAATGGTGCACACGTAGTGTTGCTaatccctccttctctgtctgtctccgaAGTGGAGGGCACTGACTGGGATGTGATCATTGCACACTTCCTGGGGGTGGATCACTGCGGTCACCGCTTCGGCCCAGATCACCCTGCAATGGCCGACAAACTGACCCAGATGGACGGGGTCATCAGGTCAGTGAGAGCTGCTGCTTCTCTTAAGGCCTTCAGTTGTAGTGTCAGCAGAGACCGAGAAACTCGCTCAGCCCTGAAGAGCTTAATGGCATAGTGGTGTGTAGGTCAGTAACATGTAGAATgttaaaacaaagttaaaagtAAAATTGTGTCTTTGGTTATGCAacattttgtgccattttgttAGATGCACTTTCCACTAGTGTTTTGGAAGTGACTCTgattaagagtgtctgctattTAATTTGTACAGGTAAGTGTTCTTCCTGCTAGGCTCTAGGCCTGTCGCACCTCCACCGGTGCCCGCTAAATAtccaaatgtaaatgaaaatgacagtcaGACTCCCATATCATTTAAGTTTTAGAAATGCCAGTTTATACACTGTCAGATCAATGTCAGTTCCATCTGTCCGCCTCCAGCCACTGTCCgtctcctgtgtttttctggccCTCTgaaccctctctctcattctctccccgcccccccacccccaatttttttttctctctctccctttctctctctctctctctactctgtcttgctcaccctctctcactcaggTCTGTGATTGGCCGCCTGGAAAATGACACGCTGCTGGTGGTGATGGGGGATCACGGGATGACAGACACAGGCGACCACGGGGGCGAGAGCCTAAAAGAGACAGACGCTGCTCTCTTCCTGTACAGCCCTGCCCCCATCTTCCCTTCCTCCAGGTCAGAGGTAAGTCCTGCTCACCTCCGCTCTCCCTGTAGCGGGACCTCTCTGGATCTGCATGTGATCTCTCTGTGATGCTATTGGCTTAGCTGCAAACGGACACTGGTCACCTGTCTCCTTGGTAGGCGGAGCCTGAGGTGGTGCCACAGACAGACCTGGTCCCCACGCTGGCCCTGCTCCTCGGAATCCCCATTCCCTACAGCAGCATCGGCCAGGTCCTCCTGCCCATATTCCcacaggacacagacagcacagacgGGCATTCTCATCTTAGCCAGGCGGAGGCGCTGTGGATCAATGCCAAGCAGGTAATATGGCCTCGCCAGATAAACTTCCCCACAACCTCAGCATCAGGATGCACAATATAAGGCATGTAAAAACAACTGCATATAACAGAATGTGCTTTTGCGTATTGAGGATGGTGATCTGCAGCAGTGCATGGGTATTTTCCAGTGtacaaaaaaagcattctgctctctctgaagGTGAACCGCTTCTTGGAGACGTACTCCCACATGGCCAAAGACATCCCCCCCGAAAGCCTGTCCGTCTTGCGGGCTAAATTCTCCCGCCTCTCATCTGAGTACACTAGCGCCGTCCAGGGGGGGCGTTCTCCCTCCCCTGAGCTGGTCGCCGCCCTGCAGAGCTACCTGTCAGCAGTTAGGGAGACCTGTCGGGCCTCCTGGGCTCGATTTCACCCTCTCAAGATGGCCGCCGGGATAGCCATCCTCGTCACCGCCTGCGTGCTGTGCTATGCTGTTTCGGAGCTGTCCGCGGTCGTCGGGGAGGGTGGGTTGTTACGGGCACCCTTGGTGGCCGGGACGgtggtgggtgtgtgcgtggCCATGGCACAGCTGGCAGCATGGGGGTACGCGGATGTGGCGTCATGCCTGGGCACGGGCACCCTCTCCTCccagctgctgttcctctggaGGCTGCGCCGCACCAGGTCAAAGGGCAAAGCTTCGGCGTGGGCCTGGTGGAGGGCCCTGCCCCGCCTCTCCGTCCCCCTCCTCATTCTCCTCCTGCGCTGCTCCTCCCTGCTGTCCGACAGCTACGTGGTGGCGGAGGGGCGCGTGGCCACCTTCCTGCTCTGCTCCCTGGGCATCTACGTCCCTCTCCGCCTCAACTGGGACGGCCTCCTCCTCCCCGTCAGCCCCGACCCCCAGAAGCCCGCCGGCCTCCTCCCCTCTCCGACCCAGTCTCCCTCCGCCGTCCGGCGGGAGAGCCTCACCCTGCTGGCTTGCCTCGGGGCCCTGGTGGGCTCCCTGTACCTCTCGCTGTCCTTCCACGGGTGCCGCGAGGAGCAGGGCGCCTGCGAGCCGTCGCCGTTCCTCACCCCCCTCGCCCGCGTGCAGGACAGCCGGCTGAGGAACCTGCACTACGCGCTGTCGGTGGCCTCCCTGGCCGCCTGGACCTACGCCCTGCGGCGCTGGATGAGGCACTACGGCAACCTGAACTGCCCCGGGCCCGCCGTGTTCGCGGCGCGCTGGCTCCTGCCCCTCGCCTCCGTCTGCGCGGGCCTGTACTGGGCCGTGGGCTCCACCCCGGAGGAGAGCTTCCGCAGCCTGGCGGAGCTGATCCGCCTGGCCGCCACCACGCTCCCACGGGCCGCCTTCGCCCTCCTGGGGCTGGGCGCGGCCCTGCTCTGGCTGGACCCCCTGACGGTGTTCCTGAAGGCGCGGCAGCAGGCCCACCAGCTCAGCCCGGCCCTTCCGCCCAGGTACCGGGCCAGCACGGGCATCAGCCCGCAGGCCGAGCTGCACCACCTCATCCCTCAGCTCTACCAGCGCATGCGCAAGTCCCTGGAGGACGGGGAGCCGGCGGGGGGCGCGGAGGGCGACGGCAGGCCCGCGGTGGAGGCCTACGGGCTGGGCACGGTGTACTCGGCTCCCCTGGTCCTGCAGTGCGGCCTGTTGGGGCTGGGCCTGCTCATGCTGCACCCTGAGGGCATGGCgctctccttcctgctgctgctgctggaggctgCGGCCCTGCTGCACCTacactcctcctccacctcgCTGGCCGTGCTGCAGGGAGCTCACGCCGGTGAGAGCCGCTCCAGCGTGTTTCCTGTCCATCCACTCGCCTGTCCACCAGTTTTTAGctgtctgcttctgtctgcctgtttttgtacctgtctgcctgtttcctaGCTGTCTGCTTGTTTGTTGCCATCTGCCTGTTTTGTAGCTGTCTGCTTGTTGTTTGTTGTCCTCCTGTTTTCCTGTTCATTGTCTTTCTGGTTGTAGGTGTGTTCATCTtgtctgtttggttttctttgaaTGTGTAATATCTGTCATTGTTGCATCATACAATCTCTCACACTTTACCATTTAACTCAGCAGGATTGTCAGGTCAAGAAATCATCAGGATTCAGATACTGTGTGACATCAGCCCTCAGCTGACAGGGCAGAAGTGAGGGAGAATAATTCTGTGCAGTTAACCAAGACAGCATTGCTGTTATTTAATAAACAGTTGATGCTTTTACACTAGTGATAATGTCAGGTGTAGGTAGGATGAACTAGGTAGGATGAAAGACAGAATCAGAGAGTGCTGCAAATTCTCATTGAGCTCTTTTAGGTGCCTGTCACACAGTTTTGCAGTTTAGAGAAGTGAAACATTGCAAACCTGTTAGAAACTTGTCCAGAAGTTAAAGGGGCATCAGGAGGTTGAGGACAATTGTTGAGATGCTATAGACATTCTCACACCGAAGACCAACAACCTCCTAATTTAAGCTATGACTCCCCAGTCTCCTCCCAGCCTAAAAACAGGTAGCCTTTCCTGGAGGTCACAGGAGTGGCTAAAACAGCAGCATAAGGCCACCTTATTGCTTCAGaacttctctctttctgtgtctgactctgcctccttctcctttccctggaacccctccctctctgttcctctcaggTGGGTTCAGTGTGCCCTGGGCCCCGGTGCTGCTGTGGGCCCTGGCCACCACACAGTTCTTCCACGCCACGGGACACCTGCCCACCTTCCCCTCCATCCAGTGGGGAGCGGCCTTTGTGGGTTTCCCTCAGGGCCACACGGGTACCCTCCTGCCCGCCACGCTGGTCACCCTCAACACATTCTCCGCCCACATACTCTTTGCAGGTACGCTGCCTGATGCCAGCTGCTAAGGGTGTCTCTGAATGCTTACCATTGCCCGGGCTGTTGATGAGTTCCAAGAGTTCCAAGACAGGGTGGATTTAGGGGGGGGTTTTTCAACATTAAGACTTTAATTAAGACAATAAGCTGACCCATGTATTGTTGATATAAACATGTGAGGCATATTTTATTGGCATAGAAAGGTGCGTGTGCGTGTAATTGTGACAACGCACTGATGTGTTTCTGGCTTGCTGTGATTCTGATTCCTGTCATTTATTATAAGTTTGAATGTGAAGCAGGGCTGCCTCAGAGCAAGGCAGACGGCCTCAGAGCAAGGCAGACGTGCTTGTGTGGTTgaccccccttctctccctgtgtccAGTGGGGTGcccgctgctgctgttctggccGCTGGTGTGTGAGGCGCGGGGGGGGCGGCGTGGGCGTGCCGGGGGCGACAGCGATGAGGGCGAGGACGCCGTGATGGAGATGAGGCTGAGGGAGAAACCCCAGCAGTTCTCCTCCGCCCTCCTGCAGCTCGCCGCCCGTTACCTGTTCGTCCACGGAGCGCAGGTAAgcccagagagacagaaagagacgcacacacgcacgcagcaCATAAACaaaacccacatacacacacacacacacacacacacactaaacacactttcactcattcactcattgactcacacacgtacaaacaaaGCACATAATCAGAGCATGGCTTCATGCCACTACACACTAACGTGTAAACATTTGCACCGTGTGTGCCTTCTGTCCCCAGGTCCTGGCATCAGTTTGTGCTGCAGCCATTTTAAGGAGGCACCTAATGGTGTGGAAAGTCTTCGCACCCAAGTAAGTAGCTGTATGCCAGGAgtttgaaaatgtactgtaatgtaaagtaacatacgtgtactgtatatttgaatTCTTTTCCCAGCAAATATTGAAATAGAACAAGGATGTCTTGACACCAGTGCAGCTATGATCACAAATCTCAAAGTGCAAACAAGgacaaaaggaaggaaagaatgTTGACTCGATCTGTAGGTTTGACATGTGTACCCCAAAGACGAGCCTT belongs to Megalops cyprinoides isolate fMegCyp1 chromosome 5, fMegCyp1.pri, whole genome shotgun sequence and includes:
- the pigo gene encoding GPI ethanolamine phosphate transferase 3 — its product is MKRFPVLALLLWLCAVFYVGIFLFVGGFLLVRLEVNKSSFCGDVLTPGGEAADFCRGEPRFRRAVVLIIDALKIDFARFDALNAAPRPYENKLPVLEEVTSSRPAHSRLFPFRADPPTTTMQRIKGFTTGSLPTFVDVGNNFASSAILEDNLMHQLGQAGKRVVFMGDDTWESLFPKKFHRSLPFPSFNVKDLHTVDNGILQHLYPTMEGTDWDVIIAHFLGVDHCGHRFGPDHPAMADKLTQMDGVIRSVIGRLENDTLLVVMGDHGMTDTGDHGGESLKETDAALFLYSPAPIFPSSRSEAEPEVVPQTDLVPTLALLLGIPIPYSSIGQVLLPIFPQDTDSTDGHSHLSQAEALWINAKQVNRFLETYSHMAKDIPPESLSVLRAKFSRLSSEYTSAVQGGRSPSPELVAALQSYLSAVRETCRASWARFHPLKMAAGIAILVTACVLCYAVSELSAVVGEGGLLRAPLVAGTVVGVCVAMAQLAAWGYADVASCLGTGTLSSQLLFLWRLRRTRSKGKASAWAWWRALPRLSVPLLILLLRCSSLLSDSYVVAEGRVATFLLCSLGIYVPLRLNWDGLLLPVSPDPQKPAGLLPSPTQSPSAVRRESLTLLACLGALVGSLYLSLSFHGCREEQGACEPSPFLTPLARVQDSRLRNLHYALSVASLAAWTYALRRWMRHYGNLNCPGPAVFAARWLLPLASVCAGLYWAVGSTPEESFRSLAELIRLAATTLPRAAFALLGLGAALLWLDPLTVFLKARQQAHQLSPALPPRYRASTGISPQAELHHLIPQLYQRMRKSLEDGEPAGGAEGDGRPAVEAYGLGTVYSAPLVLQCGLLGLGLLMLHPEGMALSFLLLLLEAAALLHLHSSSTSLAVLQGAHAGGFSVPWAPVLLWALATTQFFHATGHLPTFPSIQWGAAFVGFPQGHTGTLLPATLVTLNTFSAHILFAVGCPLLLFWPLVCEARGGRRGRAGGDSDEGEDAVMEMRLREKPQQFSSALLQLAARYLFVHGAQVLASVCAAAILRRHLMVWKVFAPKLMFEASGFVVTSAFLLFGLTLVMRVDVAVGGWFKRLIPDESR